A stretch of the Vigna radiata var. radiata cultivar VC1973A chromosome 7, Vradiata_ver6, whole genome shotgun sequence genome encodes the following:
- the LOC106765439 gene encoding kinesin-like protein KIN-14C, with amino-acid sequence MASRNPSNKRVGPEEASLDKRRRGTGAEKMERQGGPAAAGRPRTPFSVVTNRSDLNTTSDVTDAVDFTKEEVEALLNEKKKGNTYDSKKKMEQMTDLIKRLKACVRWYKRIEEGYVQEKEKLQSELEASEKKCSDTKTEMKNKIDELEETLSDSRRKISCLEERIVKEESDKLEAINSYGKEKEVRTKAEKVRDEKSAELEKVRDEKSIAEKKAILNEDLYNRSQEYNMSLQQYNSRLQFDLETVNEALKRNETEKAAIVESLSNLRGHNKALQDQLVSLKVSQDETMKQKEILANELKCVREELKQVRDDRDRQLEQVHALSGEIARHKEYTGKTCTQLDTLMIKTNALEETCSSQKDQIHILQQQLFAEREKLKTADLSASETRTMFDEQKRIIQGLQDRLADKEFQVVEGEKLRKKLHNTILELKGNIRVFCRVRPLLPDDSADTVVSFPTSTEALGRGIELVQSGQKYNFTFDKVFNHEASQQDVFVEISQLVQSALDGYKVCIFAYGQTGSGKTYTMMGRPDEPDLKGLIPRSLEQIFQTSQSLKDQGWRYTMQASILEIYNETIRDLLLTNRSSDHARTENSASSKQYTIKHDANGNTHVSDLTIKDVCSADEISSLLRQAAQSRSVGRTQMNEQSSRSHFVFTLRISGKNENTEQQVQGVLNLIDLAGSERLSRSGATGDRLKETQAINKSLSSLSDVIFALGGKKEDHVPFRNSKLTYLLQPCLGGDSKTLMFVNVSPDQSSTGESLCSLRFAARVNACEIGIPRRQTQTSLSSRSSESRLSYG; translated from the exons ATGGCTTCCCGCAATCCCAGCAAT AAAAGGGTGGGCCCCGAAGAAGCTTCTCTTGACAAGCGTCGCAGGGGCACCGGAGCTGAGAAAATGGAGCGACAGGGCGGTCCGGCTGCTGCTGGGAGGCCTAGAACGCCGTTTTCCGTTGTCACAAATCGCTCAGACCTTAACACGACGAGTGATGTCACCGATGCGGTTGATTTCACGAAGGAGGAGGTGGAGGCTTTGCTGAATGAAAAGAAGAAGGGAAATACCTATGATAGTAAG AAAAAGATGGAGCAGATGACGGATCTCATTAAGCGCCTTAAGGCCTGCGTTCGCTGGTATAAAAGGATAGAAGAAGGGTATgttcaagaaaaggaaaagcttCAGTCTGAGCTAGAGGCTTCTGAGAAGAAGTGCAGTGATACTA AGACTGAGATGAAGAATAAGATTGATGAGTTGGAGGAGACTCTATCTGATTCGAGGAGGAAAATTTCTTGTCTAGAAGAGAGAATTGTGAAGGAAGAATCAGATAAATTG GAAGCGATTAATTCTTATGGTAAAGAAAAGGAAGTCAGAACTAAAGCTGAGAAAGTACGGGATGAGAAGTCAGCTGAGCTTGAGAAAGTTCGGGATGAGAAATCAATTGCCGAGAAGAAG GCCATTTTAAATGAAGATTTGTACAACCGATCACAGGAGTATAATATGAGCTTGCAGCAGTACAATAGTCGTCTTCAGTTTGATCTTGAAACAGTTAATGAGGCCCTTAAACGGAATGAAACTGAGAAAGCAGCCATTGTTGAGAGCCTTAGCAATTTAAGAGGACACAATAAGGCATTGCAGGATCAGTTGGTATCTCTTAAA GTTTCACAGGACGAGACTATGAAGCAGAAAGAAATTTTAGCAAATGAGCTCAAATGTGTTCGTGAGGAGTTAAAGCAAGTTAGAGATGACCGTGACCGTCAGTTGGAGCAAGTACATGCCCTATCGGGAGAAATAGCGAGGCACAAAGAATATACAGGGAAAACATGTACACAATTGGATACGTTGATGATTAAAACAAATGCTCTTGAG GAAACTTGTTCATCTCAAAAGGATCAAATACACATACTGCAGCAGCAGTTGTTTGCGGAAAGAGAGAAGTTAAAG ACTGCTGATCTATCAGCTTCTGAAACAAGAACAATGTTTGACGAGCAGAAGAGGATTATACAGGGGCTACAGGATCGTTTGGCAGATAAAGAATTTCAAGTAGTAGAAGGAGagaagttaagaaaaaaactgCATAACACTATTTTG GAACTAAAAGGAAATATTCGTGTTTTTTGCCGTGTACGGCCACTCCTACCGGATGACAGTGCGGACACAGTTGTTTCATTCCCTACTTCAACAGAAGCGCTTGGTCGGGGGATTGAATTGGTGCAAAGCG GGCAGAAGTACAATTTCACATTTGACAAGGTGTTCAATCACGAGGCTTCTCAGCAGGACGTTTTTGTAGAGATATCACAGCTGGTACAAAGTGCACTTGATGGCTACAAG GTTTGCATCTTTGCATACGGACAGACGGGCTCAGGTAAAACCTATACTATGATGGGTAGGCCTGATGAGCCAGATCTGAAAGGGTTGATACCCCGTTCTTTAGAACAGATATTTCAGACTAGCCAGTCTCTAAAAGACCAAGGGTGGAGGTACACAATGCAG GCATCAATACTGGAAATATATAATGAGACCATCAGGGATTTGTTATTAACAAATCGGTCAAGTGATCACGCACGAACGGAAAATAGTGCCTCCAGCAAGCAGTACACTATCAAACATGATGCAAATGGAAACACACATGTTTCGGACCTCACAATAAAGGATGTTTGTAGCGCAGATGAGATTTCGTCCCTCCTACGACAGGCAGCACAAAGCAG GTCAGTGGGAAGAACACAAATGAATGAACAGTCATCCAGAAGCCATTTTGTCTTTACACTGCGTATAAGTGGGAAAAACGAG AACACTGAACAACAAGTCCAAGGTGTCTTAAACCTGATCGATCTTGCTGGAAGTGAAAGACTCTCAAGGAGTGGGGCAACTGGAGACCGGTTGAAGGAAACTCAG GCTATCAACAAAAGTCTATCGAGTTTGAGCGATGTCATATTTGCCTTGGGAGGAAAGAAAGAAGATCATGTTCCTTTTAGGAATTCAAAGCTGACGTATCTTCTCCAG CCATGTCTCGGTGGTGACTCTAAAACGTTGATGTTTGTCAACGTCTCACCCGATCAATCTTCTACTGGTGAGTCGCTCTGTTCCCTCCGCTTTGCAGCCAGAGTTAATGCCTGCGAAATTGGGATTCCAAGGCGTCAGACTCAAACATCATTATCATCACGCTCCTCAGAATCCCGTTTGAGCTATGGTTAA
- the LOC106768039 gene encoding uncharacterized protein LOC106768039, whose product MAKNYGFLVCILVLVLDVAAGILGIQAEIAENKVKDLKMWALECRDPSFGAFKLGVAASILLAFAHAFAHLLGGCICMRSKEECERATANRQLAVSFLLLSWIVLAIAFSLLILGTLANSRSREWCGISNRRFLSIGGILCFVHGLFTIVYYVSVTATRREEKRPGNPIVSHP is encoded by the exons atgGCCAAAAACTATGGCTTCCTTGTCTGCATTCTTGTCTTGGTGTTGGATGTTGCAGCTGGCATACTTGGAATTCAAGCAGAAATAGCTGAAAACAAG GTTAAGGACTTGAAGATGTGGGCGCTGGAGTGTAGAGACCCCAGCTTCGGAGCCTTCAAGCTAGGAGTTGCTGCTTCCATTCTCTTGGCCTTTGCTCATGCATTTGCTCACTTGCTTGGTGGGTGCATTTGCATGCGCTCAAAAGAAGAATGCGAAAGAGCCACAGCCAATAGACAATTAGCAGTGTCTTTTCTCTTGTTATCATG GATAGTTTTGGCAATTGCTTTCTCCTTGCTGATATTAGGGACCTTAGCTAACTCAAGATCAAGAGAATGGTGTGGAATATCAAATCGTCGTTTTCTATCGATTGGAGGGATTTTGTGCTTCGTACATGGGTTGTTCACCATTGTCTATTATGTCTCTGTAACTGCGACAAGGAGGGAAGAAAAGAGACCAGGAAACCCCATTGTTAGCCACCCTTAA